The following is a genomic window from Lysinibacillus sp. G4S2.
CAGAATTAGTTTATATTTTGCAGGGCGCGCCGACGTTTAAAGGATCGGAGCTGCTTAAAGAGCTCGGTTATTTTTATGTCAAGCAGGGCTTATCAGTGGAGTGGTTTAAGCATGCTTTGCTAGAGGATGTTGTGGAGGCTGTGTACGTTCGAGGGTGTAATCGACTATTTGTATGGTCATCGGAATGGGGGATTGAACCAATTTTTCTCGGAACAAAGCATCGTGTAATGTCATTTTACGATTGTTTAGAAGAAAACCAGCTTGAAAAAATTGGTGAACAGCTCTCTGATGCAATGAAGGAACGAGAATTATGGCGTAAGAAATGTATTTGGATGCTTGATAGAGCTATAAAGATTCATGATGATTGGGAAATAGTCACACAGAGCTGTATGAACTGGCAAGCATTAAATGACCAAGTGGATATTTTAAAGACAGATGTTTTCCAAACAATGGTCTTAAATAAAACAGGAATGCGCACACATCGTTTACTTGGAACATTAACACCAAGGGGCGCCGAAAATACAGTAGAAAGCATGACAAAAAATTTAACTAGAAGATTAATGATTAAAGGCAAGCCAGGTACAGGTAAATCTTCTTTAATGAAGGGAATAGCAGATGAAGCAAATGCGAGAGGGTTAGATGCACAAATTGTTTGGTGTGGCTTAGATGCGAGCTCTGTTGACATGGTCATTATCCCGGAATTAAATTTCTGCATCTTTGATAGTACAGAGCCACATGTATTTGATCCACAGGATGGAAGACTAGGAGATGAAATCTTTGATATAGGAAAACATTGTGCGCTTTCACAGGAAGCGGAGGCTAAAATCGAGGATATACGGGCAAAGTATAAAGAAGCCATTCAGGATGCAATGGGTTATTCCAAGCGATATGCCGAAGCAGAGTATACAGTTCGTCGATTATTAGATAATTGTATATCGTCATCTCATTGGCGAGAAAAAACGGCCCCACTTTTCGAAAGATTAACAAAGTAATTTTTCAAATAGCGTGCTTGTGCTACACTAGGAGCTAGAACAGTTTTCCTAGGAAAGGATGATACGCTTGTCGAAAGTATTGAATGCATTTTTAGATGAAAACCTACAAGCCTTACACAATCAAGGCTTATACAATGAAATTGATCCAGTAGAAGGAGCAAACGGACCGATCATTCAGGTGCGTGGCAAAAACCTAATCAATCTATCTTCAAACAATTATCTTGGCTTAGCAACAAATGAAGAATTAAAGCGTATTGCCAAAGAAACAATTGATAAATATGGCGTGGGAGCTGGCGCAGTTCGTACGATTAACGGCACGCTTGATTTACACGTAAAATTGGAGGAAAAGCTTGCTGAATTTAAAGGAACAGAGGCAGCTATTTCTTACCAATCAGGCTTTAACTGTAATATGGCGGCTATTTCAGCTGTAATGGATAAAAATGATGCGATTCTTTCGGACCAATTAAACCATGCATCCATTATTGATGGCTGTCGTTTATCACGTGCGAAAATTATTGCCTATAATCACTCGGATATGGACGATTTACGTACAAAGGCAAAAGAAGCAACAGAATCAGGCTTATACAATAAAATCATGGTTATTACGGATGGCGTATTCTCAATGGATGGTGATATTGCCAAATTACCAGAAATTGTTGAGATTGCGAAAGAGTTTGATTTAATTACGTATGTTGATGATGCACACGGCTCAGGTGTAACTGGTAAAGGGAAGGGTACAGTGAAGCATTTCGGTTTAGAAAAAGAAATCGACTTCCAAATTGGTACACTGTCTAAAGCAATTGGCGTTGTTGGTGGATATGTAGCTGGTAAAAAGAATTTAATTGACTGGCTAAAAGTACGTTCACGTCCATTTTTATTCTCAACAGCATTACCACCAGGCGATGTTGCTGCGATTACAGCGGCAGTGCAAATGCTGATTGACTCAACAGAGCTTCACGATAAGCTTTGGGAAAATGGCAACTATTTAAAAGCGGGTCTTGCTAAGTTAGGCTTTAATATTGGCGAATCTGAAACACCGATTACACCATGTATTATTGGCGATGAAAAGCTTACGCAGGAGTTTTCACATCGTTTATTTGAAGAAGGTGTCTACGCGAAATCAATCGTTTTCCCAACGGTTCCTAAAGGCACAGGACGTGTTCGTAATATGCCTACAGCGGCGCACACAAAAGAAATGCTAGACGATGCGCTAGCAATCTATGAAAAAGTTGGCCGTGAGCTAGGTGTAATTCAATAAAAAATTGGGCTGCCTCAATAGTGAGGTAGCCCTTTTTTGAGGTTGAGACGGATAGAATGGCTAAAGGGACGGATAGCTAGGCTGAGTTGACGGATAGAATGGCTAAAGGGACGGATAGCTAGGCTGAGTTGACGGATAGAATGGCTAAAGGGACGGATAGCTAGGCTGAGTTGACGGATAGAATGGCTAAAGGGACGGATAGCTAGGCTGAGTTGACGGATAGAATGGCTAAAGGGACGGATAGCTAGGCTGAGTTGACGGATAGAACGGTCAAAGCGACGGATAGCTACTCCAAAGTGACGGATAGAAATGCAAAAATGACCGATTGACTTATTGAGGTCAGGCAGGCGAAAGAAGCGTTCATGAACTAAATAAGTTTAATTTTTCAATTCTGCTAATTGCTTCACGTAAGCGTTCTTCACTAACGAGTAAACCAACTCGCACATAACCTTCGCCATATTGACCAAAGCCATTGCCAGCAGCTACGGCGATATTAGCCTTGTCGAGTAATAAATCGGCAAATTGCTCGCTCGTATAACCTAATGGAACAGGGAGCCATGCAAAGAAAGAGCCTTTTGGTGCGGTTACTTGCCAACCAATTCGCTGTGCTTCTTCGATAAGAACGTTTCGACGACGTTCATAAGTTGCTCTTAGCTCATCCGCACAACTCTGGGAAGTAGTAAGCGCAACTGCTGCGGCTTGTTGCACTGCAGGGAATTGACTACAAAATAGATGATCTTGAATAAGGTTGATAGCTGCAATAATATCTGGGTTACCAACTGCAAAACCAATACGCCAGCCTGCCATATTATACGTTTTGGATAATGTATACATTTCAATGCCGACATCTTTTGCACCGTCAGCCTGCAGGAAGCTGATAGGTTTATTGCCATCGAATCCAATCGCCCCGTAGGCAAAATCATGTGATACGATAATATTGTGCTCTTTTGCAAAGCGTACTGTTTCCTCGAAAAATTCAAGGGTTGCAGTACCTCCAGTCGGGTTATTTGGGTAATTCAAGTAAAGAAGCTTTGCCTTTTCTTTCGCTTTATCAGATAAAGCATGATAATCCGGTAGGAAACTATTTTCTGCAAAAAGTGGCATGACTTCAAAATGAACATCACCTAATACGACACCTGATAAGTAGTCTGGATAGCCAGGATCAGGTAATAGTATTGTATCGCCAGGATTTAAAACAGCTAACGGTAGCTCAACAAGACCAATTTTCGTACCACCGAGAATAGCTACCTCAGTCTCGGGATCAATGTCAACATTGTATTCACGTTTGTAAAAATCAGCTGCTGCTTGACGTAACTCTGCTAAACCACGAAATGGAGAGTATTTATGATTTTGAGGATTTTCAACTGCCTCCTGTAGTGCTTTAGTAATGTGTGGAGGAGTGGGTTGATCTGGATTACCTTGACCAAGATTGATAACATCGCGCCCTTCTGCTAGAGCAGCGTTTACTTTTTGCACGAGTGCTGCAAAAAATTGAGTTGGGAGTTGCTGTAGTTTTTTTGAGAATTCCATGCACGTCCACCTTTTTCAGAATATAATAATAATTATTAATGAATACTATTACTTTTTTTATTAATTGTCTAGAGTCTTTTCAGTACTACAGGTGATATGGGGTGAAAAAAATTGAACAAAGTCTCATATTTTATCGTCAATGCTTTTACTACAGAACTTTACAAGGGAAATCCAGCTGCAGTATGTTTACTTGATTCAACAATACCTGAGTTAACTATGCAGAAAATTGCTCAGGAGATTTCCGTACCAACAACAGCTTTTGTCCAAAAGAAGGATAATGATTTTTTTCTTAGATGGTTTACGCCAGCAAAGGAAATACCGATTTGTGGACATGGAACAATTGCCAGTGCTTTTTTACTTTGGCAACAAGGGATTGTGCCCGTCAATTCTTCAATTACATTCCAGACTTTAAGTGGTCCTATGAAAGCAATTTGGTTTAATGAACTAGTTGAAATAACGATTAAGAAGTATCGGTTAGAAGAGATTGACTGTCCTTCGGAGCTTGAAGAATGGCTTGGAATGAAACCGACATATGTAGGGAAAACAGAATTGGATTATATAGTGGAATTAAGTGACGAAGAGTATATTGCAGATTTTAAAGCTGATTTTCCTGCGATGAAACAGTTTCCTGTACGTGGTGTTTGTATAACGAGTGTTGCTAAGGATGAGGGAATTGACATTGTCTCAAGATTTTTTTCCCCAGCACAAGGTATTGATGAAGACCATGTAAATGGTTCCACTCAT
Proteins encoded in this region:
- a CDS encoding glycine C-acetyltransferase — encoded protein: MIRLSKVLNAFLDENLQALHNQGLYNEIDPVEGANGPIIQVRGKNLINLSSNNYLGLATNEELKRIAKETIDKYGVGAGAVRTINGTLDLHVKLEEKLAEFKGTEAAISYQSGFNCNMAAISAVMDKNDAILSDQLNHASIIDGCRLSRAKIIAYNHSDMDDLRTKAKEATESGLYNKIMVITDGVFSMDGDIAKLPEIVEIAKEFDLITYVDDAHGSGVTGKGKGTVKHFGLEKEIDFQIGTLSKAIGVVGGYVAGKKNLIDWLKVRSRPFLFSTALPPGDVAAITAAVQMLIDSTELHDKLWENGNYLKAGLAKLGFNIGESETPITPCIIGDEKLTQEFSHRLFEEGVYAKSIVFPTVPKGTGRVRNMPTAAHTKEMLDDALAIYEKVGRELGVIQ
- a CDS encoding pyridoxal phosphate-dependent aminotransferase, coding for MEFSKKLQQLPTQFFAALVQKVNAALAEGRDVINLGQGNPDQPTPPHITKALQEAVENPQNHKYSPFRGLAELRQAAADFYKREYNVDIDPETEVAILGGTKIGLVELPLAVLNPGDTILLPDPGYPDYLSGVVLGDVHFEVMPLFAENSFLPDYHALSDKAKEKAKLLYLNYPNNPTGGTATLEFFEETVRFAKEHNIIVSHDFAYGAIGFDGNKPISFLQADGAKDVGIEMYTLSKTYNMAGWRIGFAVGNPDIIAAINLIQDHLFCSQFPAVQQAAAVALTTSQSCADELRATYERRRNVLIEEAQRIGWQVTAPKGSFFAWLPVPLGYTSEQFADLLLDKANIAVAAGNGFGQYGEGYVRVGLLVSEERLREAISRIEKLNLFSS
- a CDS encoding nucleotide kinase, with product MNGNVTYYFGHALTGQGIKHLYKEMMAEAELVYILQGAPTFKGSELLKELGYFYVKQGLSVEWFKHALLEDVVEAVYVRGCNRLFVWSSEWGIEPIFLGTKHRVMSFYDCLEENQLEKIGEQLSDAMKERELWRKKCIWMLDRAIKIHDDWEIVTQSCMNWQALNDQVDILKTDVFQTMVLNKTGMRTHRLLGTLTPRGAENTVESMTKNLTRRLMIKGKPGTGKSSLMKGIADEANARGLDAQIVWCGLDASSVDMVIIPELNFCIFDSTEPHVFDPQDGRLGDEIFDIGKHCALSQEAEAKIEDIRAKYKEAIQDAMGYSKRYAEAEYTVRRLLDNCISSSHWREKTAPLFERLTK
- a CDS encoding PhzF family phenazine biosynthesis protein, which gives rise to MNKVSYFIVNAFTTELYKGNPAAVCLLDSTIPELTMQKIAQEISVPTTAFVQKKDNDFFLRWFTPAKEIPICGHGTIASAFLLWQQGIVPVNSSITFQTLSGPMKAIWFNELVEITIKKYRLEEIDCPSELEEWLGMKPTYVGKTELDYIVELSDEEYIADFKADFPAMKQFPVRGVCITSVAKDEGIDIVSRFFSPAQGIDEDHVNGSTHGALGPYWCEKLSKERIVSKQLSKRGGLLYVTPKIKDVAIAGSAVRILSGELVI